One genomic segment of Deinococcus terrestris includes these proteins:
- a CDS encoding GTP-binding protein, which yields MAKGTFERTKPHVNVGTIGHVDHGKTTLTAAITFTAAA from the coding sequence ATGGCAAAAGGAACGTTTGAGCGGACCAAGCCCCACGTGAACGTGGGCACCATCGGGCACGTCGACCACGGCAAGACCACCCTGACGGCCGCGATCACCTTCACCGCCGCTGCG